In Humulus lupulus chromosome 7, drHumLupu1.1, whole genome shotgun sequence, the following are encoded in one genomic region:
- the LOC133791424 gene encoding uncharacterized protein LOC133791424, with protein sequence MMQFNTRQESFAEELARQKAAFKYQRREMDARSEEIRRRQEEADRRHREATLTLEMAMQLTRANAQTAAGGAVTQGANNNDAGRRTLSRADSQSPDRSRSNPPGSEDDGIRSRTSSTQTENSRTPSKSHRSETSRSGSHRSGSKKTHPRKDQPELPS encoded by the coding sequence atgatgcaattcaacaCTCGGCAGGAGTCATTTGCTGAAGAGTTAGccaggcagaaggctgcatttaAGTATCAAAGACGAGAGATGGatgccagaagcgaagagatcagacgacggcaggaggaggccgatcgGCGACACCGCGAGGCTACACTTACTCTGGAAATGGCGATGCAGTTGACCCGGGCCAATGCCCAAACCGCAGCAGGAGGAGCAGTCACACAGGGAGCAAATAATAATGATGCTGGTCGGAGAACTCTTAGCAGAGCCGATTCTCAGAGCCCAGATAGAAGTAGGAGTAATCCTCCTGGTTCGGAGGATGATGGGATCCGCTCTAGAACTTCTTCGACACAAACggagaactctagaactcccTCCAAGAGCCACCGGTCGGAAACTTCTAGGTCAGGAAGTCACcggtcgggcagtaaaaagactcatCCCAGGAAGGATCAGCCAGAGCTCCCCTCGTGA